In a genomic window of Scheffersomyces stipitis CBS 6054 chromosome 4, complete sequence:
- a CDS encoding predicted protein: MMMHELPVPIHQSPGSENHSNPASREQSKPKKETERRLPSGAKVDFGNGSGSKKQQSNQKPKKGSDSEKKKANRANSPALPNGEKPNFYNDNKEKNKKLLDPSLPNGAKPNFSFYSESNSNSNSNVSSNSNKTKKKVHEQSLPSGEKPVFHDKPNKKTSSSNRPDKNGKKGPVEETYAGSSFHSSPAALNLPKPSFQRTSPKQQANTINDENSSPSSSASSVSMSSPRPVAGAVAAPPRYPVTAYPPGSIPGAVPNVPAGYYPPQYAQPQYIQPGFTYNVNPQGYIQYQYPPFHHPLAPAQIPYQQHPFPVNAQPPAHVGSAPQGQKISFDDLLGSAKK; this comes from the coding sequence ATGATGATGCACGAGTTACCAGTACCAATACACCAGTCGCCGGGCAGTGAGAATCACTCGAATCCAGCGTCTAGAGAACAAAGTAAACCGAAAAAGGAAActgaaagaagattgcCGAGCGGTGCAAAGGTAGATTTCGGCAACGGCTCTGGGTCTAAAAAGCAGCAGAGTAAtcagaaaccaaagaaagGCTCTGAttcagagaagaagaaagccaACAGAGCCAACTCGCCTGCTTTACCCAACGGAGAAAAGCCAAATTTTTACAATGacaacaaggaaaagaacaagaagttgttggatcCAAGTTTGCCCAACGGCGCAAAGCccaacttcagcttctacAGCGAATCGAATTCCAATTCTAATTCCAACGTTAGCTCGAACTCAAATAAGACGAAAAAGAAGGTTCACGAACAATCTTTGCCAAGCGGAGAGAAGCCTGTTTTTCATGACAAACCGAATAAGAAGACGTCTTCTTCGAACAGACCAGACAAAAACGGAAAGAAGGGAcctgttgaagaaacttaTGCGggatcttcttttcattcttcCCCAGCCGCTTTAAACTTACCCAAACCTTCTTTCCAGAGGACTTCTCCTAAGCAGCAGGCAAACACAATTAACGACGAGAATAGCtcgccttcttcatctgcttcttctgtgtCAATGAGCTCTCCTCGTCCAGTTGCGGGTGCCGTTGCGGCTCCTCCTCGTTATCCTGTCACGGCTTATCCTCCTGGAAGCATTCCTGGGGCCGTTCCAAATGTGCCAGCAGGATATTATCCTCCTCAATATGCCCAGCCTCAGTATATTCAACCAGGCTTCACATACAACGTCAATCCTCAGGGATATATTCAATACCAATATCCCCCATTTCATCACCCACTAGCCCCAGCCCAAATTCCTTACCAACAACATCCTTTCCCAGTCAATGCTCAGCCTCCAGCACATGTTGGATCTGCTCCACAGGGTCAGAAAATCAGCTTCGATGATTTGTTGGGCTCTGCtaagaaatga
- a CDS encoding predicted protein — MRNISSQPFKVSHQRVNIDVDMSRNRIDGFTELTLVPFTNTLKVVRLDCREMKITRVTINNMKPCNYIHNDILYINDGKYFDEEIVSAYDVNLFDLYSDEVSIHQHHMIKHKLGYIFGESNYDPRDPHADVFSTIVNTEELSVMLPDNLRLELTDINSIHTPGSQPGTLTPLHLKSKATNSDIYTPIQLRIEYELVNPKNGVNFVSDSIEKRNWHSYTTNNTYNLSTSSWVPCIDNLWDRSTWSLEVIIPRTVRDIGNPRIIGSEEAMRGSRNQKKKRRLNRNDDSDIEDDEDNEDDDNENHDLVVCSGDFNNVKETPHSIDLSKKVVSWSIFNPVCAHHVGWALGCFENFVISESTESREVDDEIKENFEDIDKDGTSSPITIYCLPGQIEQARNTCIFTMRAMDFFSKEFGSFPFSSYGIVFVQDSVVDTNNFAGLSIFSDSILYPSDIIEPMFTSTEVILEAISSQWSGISITPQTVNDIWCTIGIAKFMVFQYLKDLMGTNEYRFKIKKMMNRIVEEDRGKKPLGYHYFRFPVSDSDLDFIKLKAPIVLFILDKRMTKTDKSFGLSRVLPKLFLQAMSGDLQNGTLSTQHFQYVCEKVNRNKLENFFKQWVYGVGAPIFNITQRFNKKRGVIEMSIRQIQHQVTRKSGTNAESFINDSIAYLEDEPTFPVQSIFTGPMTIRVHEADGTPYEHIVDLKEGNTKLDVQYNSKFRRMKKNRDETSENAVTFSRLGDVLESEKEMEEWNLADWAKVDDDPMNIEAFEWIRVDVDFEWIARFDVKQPDYMFGSQLQHDRDVEAQFDAVRYLGNIEKPSTIHCTALTRTVVDERYYYGVRIAAAEALANFSNSVTNFIGVPYLVKIYRELYCFPGSSIPLSNDFNDFGRFFLQKEIPKQLCKIRDSDDEVPVVIRNLILNLIKFNDNTNNNFQDSFYISELVQSLTTCAVNSSFPNSPKDIFPKSHPHGSSEKKKFVANVITEINRLQKLDEWIPSYHNVVSVTCLTQKIRLALHGHLDLSFEDLLYFTVEKFPIQIRVEAFRGLFVLGGLKNRHILNYFLKACLLDVRSAAYRELLISALIDSICVAAVSGTPSTLDDPEFKPFEKLSESKTGASTALANMIIVEDGSHNEMDEKRDVFARATVSGAIDILRRDYSIGKGLKRTIWELLHTSLLSIREKRNLFLICQILYKEIDSFVVKIPIPNVPLNELTKKIVTKNLGNGKVVFKRQGRFKIQLASQKLLIEKPKAKEPKVSHKKPVDRTVNEVALNPDESKEPKLKLNLSIKPSAPPAAPPPTESPTKKQKKQAPAPKKHIPVVSIGTHNSRKFELSFKFQDHSLPELKPVSGISVKVGRSQVSVDGGKVKFNFKGAFKSRFRDLMAKPPNARYVKILTKEKKVLISSTPFEVSKE; from the exons ATGAGAAATATTCTGAGCCAACCGTTCAAAGTAAGCCATCAGAGAGTTAACATTGATGTAGATATGCTGCGGAATCGTATTGATGGTTTCACGGAATTAACTCTAGTTCCATTTACCAACACTTTAAAAGTAGTGAGATTAGATTGTAGAGAAATGAAGATCACCAGAGtcaccatcaacaacatgaAGCCATGCAATTACATACATAACGACATTTTGTACATCAATGATGGCAAGTACTTCGACGAAGAAATCGTACTGGCCTATGATGTCAACTTGTTTGACTTGTATTCAGATGAAGTGTCtattcatcaacatcatATGATCAAGCACAAGCTAGGGTATATCTTTGGGGAGAGCAATTACGATCCCAGAGATCCCCATGCCGATGTATTCTCAACTATTGTCAATACTGAGGAGCTTTCAGTGATGCTTCCTGATAATTTGCGACTTGAATTGACGGACATCAACTCGATCCATACTCCTGGGAGCCAACCGGGAACACTTACTCCTTTGCATTTGAAACTGAAAGCCACAAACAGCGACATTTATACACCTATACAGCTTCGGATCGAGTACGAGCTTGTGAATCCCAAGAATGGAGTCAACTTTGTCTCTGATAGTATAGAGAAGCGTAACTGGCACTCGTACACAACTAATAACACGTACAATCTTTCGACTTCGTCATGGGTTCCTTGCATAGACAATTTATGGGACAGAAGTACGTGGTCTCTTGAAGTAATCATCCCCAGAACAGTGCGAGATATAGGGAATCCTCGTATCATAGGCTCAGAAGAAGCTATGCGAGGGTCGCGcaaccagaagaagaaacgtAGACTAAATAGAAACGATGATTCAGACATCGAggacgatgaagacaacgaagatgatgataACGAAAACCATGATCTAGTGGTTTGCTCAGGagatttcaacaatgtTAAGGAAACACCGCATTCGATCGATTTGTCAAAGAAAGTAGTCTCATGGTCCATCTTTAATCCTGTTTGTGCACATCATGTAGGCTGGGCTCTCGGATGTTTTGAGAACTTTGTCATTTCCGAGTCGACAGAGTCAAGAGAAGTAGACGACGAGATCAAAGAGaactttgaagatataGACAAGGATGGAACCAGTTCTCCTATAACCATTTACTGCCTTCCCGGTCAGATTGAACAGGCTAGAAACACTTGTATTTTCACTATGAGAGCTATGGACTTTTTTCTGAAGGAATTTGGTTCTTTCCCGTTTAGTTCCTACGGAATAGTTTTTGTTCAGGACAGTGTAGTCGacaccaacaactttgCTGGTTTATCGAtattttcagattccatTTTGTATCCTTCTGATATCATAGAGCCCATGTTTACCAGCACGGAGGTGATTCTTGAAGCCATTTCCAGTCAGTGGTCGGGAATCAGCATCACTCCTCAAACAGTTAACGACATCTGGTGCACCATAGGTATAGCAAAGTTCATGGTCTTTCAGTACTTGAAGGATTTGATGGGAACCAACGAATACagattcaagatcaagaagatgatgaatagaattgttgaagaagatagaggAAAGAAACCATTGGGATACCATTATTTCAGATTTCCTGTCTCTGACTCAGATTTagacttcatcaagttaAAGGCTCCGATTGTGTTGTTCATTTTGGATAAGCGTATGACCAAGACCGACAAATCATTTGGTTTATCAAGAGTGTTGCCCaagttgtttcttcagGCGATGTCTGGAGATCTTCAGAACGGTACCCTTTCTACGCAGCATTTTCAGTATGTTTGTGAGAAAGTCAATAGAAACAAACTAGAAAACTTCTTTAAGCAATGGGTCTATGGAGTCGGAGCTCCAATTTTTAATATCACGCAAAGATTTAACAAGAAGCGTGGAGTAATCGAAATGAGCATTCGTCAaattcaacatcaagttACTAGGAAAAGTGGAACAAACGCTGAATCGTTTATAAACGATTCCATAGCATATTTGGAAGACGAGCCTACTTTTCCAGTTCAGTCTATTTTCACTGGACCTATGACTATCAGAGTGCATGAAGCTGATGGGACTCCTTATGAGCATATAGTAGATTTAAAAGAGGGAAACACAAAGCTTGATGTTCAAtacaattcaaaatttaGACgtatgaagaagaatcgtGATGAAACAAGTGAAAATGCAGTGACTTTCAGCAGACTTGGAGATGTTTTAGAATCAGAAAAGGAGATGGAAGAATGGAACTTGGCTGACTGGGCAAAAGTGGATGATGATCCTATGAATATAGAAGCGTTTGAGTGGATCAGAGTGGATGTAGATTTCGAGTGGATTGCGAGATTTGATGTCAAACAACCTGACTACATGTTTGGTTCACAATTACAACATGACAGAGACGTTGAAGCCCAATTTGACGCCGTCCGCTACTTGGGAAACATAGAAAAACCTTCTACGATCCACTGCACTGCACTAACTCGTACGGTAGTTGATGAAAGGTATTACTATGGGGTAAGgattgctgctgctgagGCATTGGCaaacttctccaattctGTGACAAACTTCATTGGTGTTCCTTACTTGGTCAAAATTTATAGAGAGCTCTACTGTTTTCCAGGCAGTTCCATTCCTTTGAGTAATGATTTCAACGACTTTGGTAGATTCTTTTTACAGAAAGAAATCCCTAAGCAATTGTGTAAAATTAGAGATAGTGATGATGAGGTTCCCGTTGTCATCAGAAATTTGATACTcaatttgatcaaattcaatgacaataccaacaacaatttccAGGACAGTTTCTACATATCAGAATTGGTTCAATCATTGACAACTTGTGCTGTTAATTCCAGTTTTCCCAATTCGCCGAAGGATATATTTCCAAAGTCGCATCCTCACGGGAGcctggagaagaagaagtttgttGCCAATGTGATTACTGAAATCAATAGACTTCAGAAGTTAGACGAATGGATACCTTCGTATCATAATGTAGTTTCGGTGACTTGTTTGACTCAGAAAATTCGTTTGGCATTACATGGGCATTTAGATCTTTCGTTCGAAGACTTGTTATACTTCACTGTTGAAAAGTTTCCAATTCAGATAAGAGTGGAAGCTTTCCGTGGTCTTTTTGTGCTTGGtggtttgaagaatagacATATCTTGAACTATTTCTTGAAGGCATGCCTCTTGGATGTTCGATCAGCTGCTTACAGAGAGCTACTCATTTCGGCTCTAATTGATTCGATATGTGTCGCTGCTGTCAGTGGCACTCCTTCTACGTTAGACGATCCCGAGTTCAAGccatttgaaaaattaagCGAATCTAAAACTGGGGCCAGTACAGCATTGGCCAATATGattattgttgaagatggaTCACACAATGAGATGGACGAAAAAAGAGATGTGTTTGCGAGAGCCACTGTAAGTGGAGCTATTGATATATTGAGAAGAGATTATTCCATTGGAAAAGGCTTAAAGCGTACTATATGGGAGCTACTTCATACGTCCTTATTGAGCATCCGTGAGAAGCGTAACTTGTTTTTGATTTGTCAGATCTTGTACAAAGAGATAGATCTGTTCGTAGTTAAGATTCCTATTCCGAATGTTCCTTTGAATGAATTGACGAAAAAGATCGTTACGAAGAACTTGGGCAACGGAAAGGTTGTATTTAAGAGACAGGGTAGATTCAAGATTCAGTTGGCATCACAGAAACTTCTTATTGAAAAGCCTAAGGCCAAGGAACCTAAAGTTTCTCACAAGAAGCCTGTCGACAGAACAGTGAACGAGGTAGCCCTTAATCCTGATGAGTCAAAGGAACCtaaattgaagttgaacctTAGTATCAAGCCAAGCGCTCCTCCGGCAGCTCCACCTCCAACGGAATCTCCTACtaagaaacaaaagaagcAAGCTCCAGCACCTAAAAAGCATATTCCGGTTGTATCTATTGGAACGCACAATTCGAGAAAATTCGAATTGTCGTTCAAGTTCCAAGATCACAGTTTGCCAGAGTTGAAGCCAGTGTCTGGAATTTCAGTGAAGGTAGGTAGAAGTCAAGTGTCTGTAGACGGAGGCAAAGTAAAGTTCAACTTTAAGGGTGCTTTCAAATCGAGGTTCAGAGATTTGATGGCCAAGCCA CCTAATGCACGGTATGTTAAGATTTTAaccaaagagaagaaagtttTGATATCGTCTACGCCTTTTGAAGTTTCAAAGGAG
- the ZRC1 gene encoding zinc- and cadmium resistance protein (go_component membrane~go_function cation transporter activity~go_process cation transport): MQNKEIRIAALLVLDTVFFLLEAIIGYSVHSLALIADSFHMLNDIISLIIALWAVRVKNTKPADGKYTYGWQRAEILGALINAVFLLALCFTIVIDAIQRFFEPAVITQPKLILVVGIAGLCSNGVGLVLFHEHGHSHSHGGAESPHEHEHGHGEVTDEESRIESRPRNGSIEIYEHGHSHASASTSDVFDYLPDTVVDRYNEQSPLLKKQNGAEPEDAKAHKVKKKSMNMEGVFLHVLGDALGNIGVIITALFIWKTDYSWRYVSDPVTSLVITLIIFSSALPLCRKSSKILLQATPPYINSNLIIEEIVKLPLVKSIHDFHVWNLNEDILIASLHIELEDSCYAQQAPQVPLPNGVHNHSPLVDLAASESFVSVSTVNYSQIDKNTFLKVVSQVREVMHKFGIHSVTIQPEFTNYAK, translated from the coding sequence ATGCAAAACAAGGAAATCAGAATAGCCGCACTTTTGGTGTTGGACACAgtgttctttcttctagAAGCCATCATCGGGTATTCGGTACATTCGTTGGCATTAATCGCTGACTCGTTCCATATGTTGAACGATATCATCTCGTTGATCATAGCTCTCTGGGCTGTCAGAGTCAAGAATACAAAGCCCGCTGACGGAAAGTATACCTACGGCTGGCAGAGAGCAGAGATCTTGGGTGCATTGATCAATGCCGTTTTCTTGTTGGCTCTTTGTTTCACCATCGTTATTGATGCTATCCAGAGATTCTTCGAGCCTGCAGTAATCACCCAGCCAAAGCTCATTTTGGTTGTAGGCATTGCTGGCTTATGTAGCAACGGTGTAGGATTGGTTTTATTTCACGAGCATGGCCACTCTCATTCTCACGGCGGTGCAGAATCTCCTCATGAACACGAACATGGCCATGGTGAAGTCACTGACGAAGAGCTGAGAATCGAATCCAGACCCAGAAACGGCTCTATCGAAATCTACGAACACGGCCATTCTCAtgcttctgcttcaacGTCAGATGTATTTGATTACCTCCCAGATACCGTAGTAGATCGATACAACGAGCAATCACCGTTGctcaagaaacagaacgGTGCTGAACCGGAAGATGCCAAGGCTCACAAggtaaagaagaagtcgatGAACATGGAAGGAGTCTTCCTCCATGTACTTGGCGACGCCTTGGGTAACATCGGAGTTATAATCACGGCGTTGTTTATCTGGAAAACGGACTACTCGTGGAGATACGTATCTGATCCTGTTACTTCTTTGGTTATCACCTTGAttatcttttcttctgccTTACCCTTGTGTCGtaagtcttccaagatcttgttgcaGGCGACTCCACCATAtatcaactccaacttgATAATCGAAGAAATCGTCAAATTGCCGTTGGTTAAGTCCATCCACGACTTCCATGTTTGGAACCTTAACGAAGATATCTTGATTGCTTCCTTACATATAGAGCTTGAAGATAGTTGCTATGCTCAGCAAGCTCCTCAAGTTCCACTCCCAAACGGAGTGCATAACCACAGTCCTCTTGTTGATCTAGCTGCCAGTGAATCTTTTGTTTCTGTATCCACTGTGAATTACTCACAAATCGACAAGAAtactttcttgaaggtTGTCAGTCAAGTCCGGGAAGTGATGCACAAATTTGGTATTCATTCTGTTACGATTCAACCTGAATTTACCAACTACGCCAAG
- a CDS encoding predicted protein has product MSDIATSRNTRQPQQSALPDFTFTQYELTCIKETWNALKITRTVDSMSSARVPANNSKESLHNSDKNTSKDANVNGSKNSDNSSSTQPLPKSSGPVHMKRSNIDDHILNLEKFHSTLCGHIFQIENDLPENLKRNDFHRSSLEHYNQTISNFHYEMIQTSYQVTHMVQLISIMINCLEFNKSLPVAYITKVSKVNYRIHDMDALAYKVFGEALIMTVIEVSNESNKSSCICEAFTIKHQAIFNKFISKLLNILIYYGFDEMLGMNSAVNGTKASANLQRNSYMSLSSSVSASSASSRIALTRVQSEISTKSSQLSLYSGIDETASSIGISDFEYASEKPTNTHSITTAFGLDKFNSKSEPKTFEDIKESDEYESFEEEDDSFDMLNSFAPPTAKTSKNLFKKNTSNKQMPKNQRSSGRVPVHDDTQDNCTIM; this is encoded by the coding sequence ATGTCAGATATTGCAACTTCGAGGAATACTCGACAACCCCAGCAGTCGGCTCTCCCAGACTTCACCTTCACCCAGTACGAGCTTACGTGTATCAAGGAGACATGGAACGCTCTCAAAATCACTAGAACCGTCGACAGCATGTCTCTGGCCCGAGTTCCAGCCAATAACTCGAAGGAGAGCCTACATAATAGCGATAAAAATACCAGCAAAGATGCAAATGTGAATGGTAGCAAGAACAGTGATAACAGCAGTAGCACACAACCATTGCCCAAGTCTTCTGGACCTGTGCATATGAAGAGGTCTAACATCGACGACCATATTCTCAATTTAGAGAAGTTCCACAGTACTCTATGTGGACATATCTTCCAGATCGAGAACGATTTGCcagaaaacttgaagagaaacGACTTCCACAGAAGTCTGTTGGAGCACTACAATCAGACAATCTCGAACTTTCACTACGAGATGATCCAGACAAGTTATCAGGTAACCCACATGGTGCAGCTTATCTCGATCATGATCAACTGTCTtgaattcaacaagtcatTACCAGTAGCTTACATCACCAAAGTGAGTAAAGTCAACTACAGAATCCACGACATGGACGCCTTGGCTTATAAGGTATTTGGTGAAGCGTTGATCATGACGGTTATTGAAGTTTCCAACGAAAGCAACAAATCTAGCTGTATCTGCGAAGCTTTTACTATCAAACACCAGGCGATCTTCAATAAGTTTATAtccaaattgttgaacatttTGATCTACTATGGCTTCGACGAAATGTTAGGAATGAACTCTGCCGTCAACGGCACCAAAGCATCAGCAAACTTACAGAGAAACTCATATATGTCTCTATCTAGCTCTGTCTCAGCTTCGCTGGCTTCTTCGAGAATCGCACTCACCAGAGTTCAAAGCGAAATCTCTACCAAGTCATCACAGTTGTCGTTATACTCTGGAATCGACGAaactgcttcttctattgGCATTTCAGACTTCGAATATGCTTCAGAAAAACCAACTAACACTCACAGCATTACCACAGCATTTGGTCttgacaagttcaattccaaatcgGAACCAAAGacatttgaagatatcaaagAATCAGACGAATACGAATCCTTTGAGGAAGAGGACGATTCTTTCGACATGCTCAACTCTTTTGCTCCACCAACAGCCAAGACCAGCAaaaacttgttcaagaagaacacaTCAAACAAGCAAATGCCTAAAAATCAACGCTCACTGGGAAGAGTGCCTGTTCATGACGACACTCAGGATAACTGTACAATAATGTAG